Part of the Nocardia higoensis genome, GGCACCGCAGCCCCGTCGCCGTCGGGTCGCCCGCACCAAGGGCGCGCTCTCGACCGACAGCGGCCCCGCCGTGTTCGTGGTCTCCGGCAGCGAGGCGCCCGCGGCCGTGGTGCTCGACGACGGTCCCGAGCCGGTGGTGCAGCCCCGTGAACGGCCGCGTCGCCGTGCGGTGGGTCGTCCTGCCGGTCCGCCGGTGGACGCGCCGAACTGAGTCCGTCAGCTGGCGGCGGGCCCGCGGGCGCGCCGCCACTGGCCCGACGCCGGGGTGGCCGCGGGGTTGCCGGGGCCGCGAATTGGGTAGTCGGGAGCCCTTCTGATAGCCTTGACCGGTCGCTGCCTGGCGATGCGCATGATGCCGACGCGCCCGAAGTGCTCTCCGATATCGGTCCAGACAGACAGTCCGGACAGACATCGGAGAAGACACGAGCGGTCGGCGGAGCAAGCGCCCCGTGCAGCAACCAGCCAAGACAAGTCGTGTCGCAACCTGCGGCGCGATGAAGCACGATTAAGACATACATCGAGTGGAGGAAGCCGACCGATGGCAACGTACGCGATCGTCAAGACCGGCGGAAAGCAGTACAAGGTCGCGGTCGGTGACCTGGTGAAGGTCGAAAAGATCGAGGGCGCGCCCGGCGCCGCCGTCGAGCTCTCGCCCGTCCTCGTGGTGGACGGCGCCGAACTGACCACCGACGCGGCCGCTCTGGCCGGCCGTTCGGTGACCGCGGAGCTGGTCGAGCAGACCAAGGGCCCCAAGATCCGCATTCACAAGTTCAAGAACAAGACCGGCTACCACAAGCGCCAGGGTCACCGTCAGCCGCTGACGGTCCTGAAGGTCACCGGCATCAAGTAAGACACCCCGAGGAGACAGAGCTATGGCACACAAGAAGGGCGCGTCCAGCTCCCGGAACGGACGCGATTCCAACGCCCAGCGACTCGGCGTCAAGCGCTTCGGCGGTCAGACCGTCAAGGCCGGCGAGATCCTGGTCCGTCAGCGCGGCACCCACTTCCACCCCGGCGTGAACGTCGGCCGTGGCGGCGACGACACCCTGTTCGCGCTGTCGGCGGGCGCGGTGGAGTTCGGCACGAAGCGTGGCCGCAAGACCGTGAACATCGTTGTTCCGGAGCCGGTTCAGGCCTGACCGCCGAGCCGATCCGGACTCGAGCCGAGCGGGTCAGGGTGCCAACCCTGACCCGCTTTTCGCGTTCCCGACCGGGTTCGCACACGTCGTCGTGCCACAACAGGGTGCGAGCGACGCCACGTTCGTCGACCAGCCCAGAAGGAGGATGATTCGACCATGTCGAAATTCATCGACCGTGTCGTGCTGCATGTGCGCGCAGGCAAGGGCGGTCACGGCTGCGCGTCGGTGCACCGCGAGAAATTCAAGCCGCTCGGCGGTCCGGACGGCGGCAACGGCGGCAACGGCGGTGATGTCGTCCTCGAAGTCGATCCGAATGTGCACACGCTGCTCGACTTCCACTTCCATCCGCACGCCAAGGCGGGCAACGGCAAGCCGGGCGAGGGCGGCAACCGGGACGGCAAGATGGGCGCCGACCTGGTACTGAAGGTGCCCGACGGCACCGTCGTCCTCGACCGCGACGGCGAGATCCTGATCGACCTGGTCGGACCGGGCAACCGGTTCGTCGCCGCGCGCGGCGGTCGCGGCGGGCTCGGCAACGCGGCGCTGTCGTCCAAGGCGCGCAAGGCCCCCGGCTTCGCGCTGCTCGGTGAGGAGGGCGAGGAACACGAACTCGTCCTGGAACTGAAGTCCGTCGCCGATGTCGGCTTGGTCGGCTTCCCGTCGGCGGGCAAATCCTCGTTGGTGTCGGTA contains:
- the rplU gene encoding 50S ribosomal protein L21 — protein: MATYAIVKTGGKQYKVAVGDLVKVEKIEGAPGAAVELSPVLVVDGAELTTDAAALAGRSVTAELVEQTKGPKIRIHKFKNKTGYHKRQGHRQPLTVLKVTGIK
- the rpmA gene encoding 50S ribosomal protein L27, with translation MAHKKGASSSRNGRDSNAQRLGVKRFGGQTVKAGEILVRQRGTHFHPGVNVGRGGDDTLFALSAGAVEFGTKRGRKTVNIVVPEPVQA